DNA sequence from the Arthrobacter crystallopoietes genome:
GGCGGGAGCGCAGCGAAGCCAACGGCCGCAAGCTCGCCGGGCGCAAGATCGGTCTGACCTCCAAGGCGATGCAGGCCGCCACCGGCATTACCGAACCGGACTACGGCATCATCTTCGACGACATGATCCTCGAAAACGGCTGCACCGTGAAGTGGGACCAGTACACCCACCCGCGCGTCGAGGTGGAGCTCGCCTTCGTGCTGAACCGCGATGTGAAGGGCCCCAACGCCTCCATCTTCGACGTCCTGAACGCCACCGAATACGTGGTTCCCGCGCTGGAGATCCTGGACTCGCGGATCGAGATGGAAGGCCGCACCATCGTGGACACCATCTCCGACAACGCCGCCATGGGCGCGATGGTAATCGGTGGCAACCCGGTCCGCCCGCAGGACGTGGACCTGCGCTGGATCGCCGCGATCCTGTACAAGAACCAGACCGTGGAGGAGACCGGCGTCGCCGCGGGCGTGCTGAACCACCCGGCCGCCGGCGTGTACTGGCTGGCCAACAAGATCGCCCCGCACGGCGACCACCTCAAGGCCGGGGAAACCATCCTCGCCGGCTCCTTCACCCGCCCGATGTGGGTCTACGAGGGCGACACCGTGCACGCCGACTACGGACAGCTGGGATCCATCACATGCCGATTCGAGTAGAAGCAGCGCCGTCCTTCAAGGACCTCGTCAACGACGCCGACCGCACCATCGCGGGCATGTTCGTGTGCTCCGGCGACGCGGGCATCGCCGAAATCTGCGCCGGCTCCGGGATCGACTACCTGCTGATCGACGCCGAACACGGACCCAACGGGCTGGAGACAGTCCTGGCCCAGTTGCGCGCCATCGCCGGCTACCCGGCCCTCCCCGTGGTCCGCGTGCCCTTCAACGATCCGGTGCTGATCAAGCAGTTCCTGGACATTGGTGCGCAGTCGCTGATCGTGCCGATGGTGAACAACGCGGAGCAGGCCCGGGCCGCGGTGGCGGCCATGCACTACCCGCCGCGCGGCATCCGCGGGGTGGGTTCGGCGCTGGCCCGTTCGGCACGCTGGAACCGCATCCCCGACTACCTCAACCGCGCCGAGGACCTGGTCACCCTGGTTGTCCAGGTCGAGGCTGCCGAGGCGGTCCAGAACGCCGCGGAAATCGCCGCGGTGGACGGGATCGACGGCATCTTCATCGGCCCCTCGGACCTGGCCGCCTCCATGGGCGTGCTGGGACAACAGGAGCATCCGGACGTGGTGGCCGCGGTGGTCAAGACCATCGAGGACGTGAAGGCCGCCGGCAAGTTCGTCGGAGTCAACGCGTTCGTCGAAGCCTCGGCGCGCCGCTACATCGACGCCGGGGCGGACTTCGTCAACGTCGGCGCGGACGTGGCCCTGCTGGCCCGGGGGACCGAGGCGCTCGCCGCCAAGTACATTCCCGAAGAGGCCGGAGTCGGAGCAGAGGCCCAAGCGCCCCGCGCCAGCTACTGATTTCCGCCGACTGAGCAGCTGGTGCCCTTTTGAACGGTGGAAAGGGGCGCCAGCTGCACTCTGGATCTGCCGGGGCGCCCAGGCGGCCTGGTCTGGCAGCGCTTGCTCAGCGGAGGTACTCGCGGGCCTGGACGTTCAGCGCGCGCCGCTTCACCGAGATCGCCTTGGCGTAGTAGCCGACCAGCTGCTCGCACAGCACCGGCCAGGTCCGGCCCTGGACCGACTCGAAGGCCGCCTGGCCAAAGGCCCGGCGCTTAATGTCGTCGCCGATCAGGTCCTGTACCCGGGACCGCAAGTCATCCAGCCGGCCGGGCGTGTAGATCCAGCCGGTCCGTGACTGGTCCACCAGATCCAGCGGACCGCCCCGTCCCACCGCCACCACCGGCACCCCGGAGGCCTGCGCTTCCTGGATGGTCTGGCAGAACGTTTCGGATTCGCCCGGGTGGACAAACAGGTCGAAGCTCGCCACCATCCGCGCCAGGTCCTCGCCGCCCTGAAAGCCGGCGAAATATGCGCCGGGCAGCTTGGCGCGCAGCGAGTCCTTCAGCGGCCCGGACCCCACAATGACCAGCCGCGTGCCGGGCAGGTCGGCGAGCACGGCCAGATCCTCCACCTGCTTCTCCGCGGCCAGCCGGCCCACAAAGCCGATGATCCGCTCGCCGTTGGGCGCCACCGATGCCCGCCACCCGGCGTCGTACTTTTGCGGGTGGAAACGCGAGGTGTCCACGCCGCGCCGCCACAAATGCACCCGGCGCACGCCGTGGCTGTGCAGCTGGTCCACGGCGAAACTGGACGGCGCGAGCGTGAGGGTCGAGAGCTCGTGGATGTTCTCGACGTGTTGCCACAACAGCTGCTCCAGCCACGGGGCACCGTAGCGCGCGGCATAGGCCGGAACCTCGGTCTGGTAGATGGACACGGCGGGGATGCCCAGCTGGTGCGCGGCCTGCACGGCCCGCCAGCCGAGGACAAACGGCGAGGCCACATGCACCACCTCGGGCATGAAGTCCGCGAAGATCCGCCGCAGCCGCGCCGGCGTCCCGGCGGCGACCCGCACATTGGCGTAGCCGCGCAGCGGGACGGACGGCAGCCGGTGCACCGGGTAGCCCTCCACCTCGGCCGGCGCCTCGTCATCGAGCCACGACGACGTCGGCGCGATGACCAGCACGTCGTCGCCCCGCCGCCGCAGGTGCGCGATGACCTGCAGCAGCGAGTGGGTGACGCCGTTCATATGCGGCAGGAACGATTCAGCAACAATGGCGATCCTCACGCTTCTACCGTGGCGGCCGGGCGCAGACTCCCGGCGAGGACAGGGTTTCGCCCCGGTGAACAGTTGCAAAAGACTCACGACGGCGCCGGTCCGGGCCGGTGGCGGGAGAAGCGGTCCGGGCAGGCGGCGGGAGGCGGCTAGGGTAGTCGGGTGACTCTTGGACTCCTGACCGTAATCCTGGTGGCGATTTTCCTCGGCTCGGTGGCCCAGCGGATCGCCGGAGTGGGCTTCGCGCTGCTGCTTTCGCCCATCCTGGTGATGCTGCTCGGCGCACACACGGGGATCATGATGATCAATATCTGCTCGGTGGTCTCCTGCGGCCTGATCGTGCCGCGGGTCTGGGCGGACATCAACTGGAACATGTTCTGGTGGCTGACCATCCCCGCCACGCTTGGCACCATCGGCGGCTCCTTCGTTGCGGTCAACGTCCCGTCCGCGCCGCTGGTGGTCACGGTCGGCGCCGTCGTCATCTTCGCCCTCGGCCTCTCCGTGATGCTGCACCGCGCCTCCGTGACGGTGCGCGGCAACCCGCCCAAGGCGCTGGCCGGGCTGGGATCAGGACTGACCAACTCGCTGGCCGGCGTGGGCGGCCCCACCGTCAGCGCCTACGCGGTGCTGGCGCGCTGGCCGCAGCGCGAGTTCGCCGGCACGCTGCAGCCCTATTTCCTGGTGATCTGCCTGATCACCGTCGGCGTCAGGACCTGGCTCAACCCGTCCCATCTGCCGCAACTGGACTGGTGGATGTGGGCCGCGCTGGGGGTCATGATCGTGGTCGGGATCTTTACGGGGGAGAAGCTGCTGCGACACATCAAGGACGACCACGCGCGGGTCGCCGTCATCATTATGGCCTTCGTGGGCGCCCTCGCTGCGCTGATCAAGGGACTGCTGGACCTCAACGGCTAAAGCTGGGCCTCAACGGTCAAAGCGGTGCGGTTGTTCCCGTAGCACCCCTTTTCCACCTGTTTCGTGCCCGCACTGGCTTTTTATTTTAAAGCAGGTATGGTCTCTCATACCGTTGTATTTCGCCTTGAAAAAGGAGCTGGAATGGCAGGAAAGTCCCCGCAGGGGTCTAACACCAAGAAACAGGGTAAATCTATCAAGGAAAAGCGCGCCGAAAAGCGCTCGAAGTCCTCAGCTGAGGAGGAGCTCATTCCCAAGCGCCGCAAGGGCGCCTAAGCTAGGGCTGGATGAAGAAACCTAGGCTGGCGGAAATCCGGAGGCAGTCCGCGGCATTCTTGCCGTGTTGATTTCCCGGAATATTCCGCCTTTCCGGGCGGCTGGTTCTTTTTGAACCAGCCGCCCGCTTCCATTTAAAAGTCCTGATCTGGAAATTCCGCGAAAATGATTGCCCAAAACACCTTTTCTGGGAAAACTCGTTTTTCCTTCCGGCACTGGCGAAAGCTCACAGATTCCCGCCCCACCGCTCAATTTTGGTGCTGGCTGCCCTGCCCCGCCCGGCGTAATATCTGTCTCGGGTGGCCCATGGTGCTAAGGAGCAGACCATGGAATGGATCCGGCCGGAAGACGCCGGTTACGACGAAGCACGCACACTTTTCAACGCGATGATCGACCGGCGTCCGGCCGTCATCGCCCAATGCTCGAGCGCGGCCGACATCCGTGAGGCGCTCGCCTACGGACGGCAGCACGGCCTCGAGATCGCCGTCAGATCAGGCGGCCACTCCGTTGCCGGCATGTCCATGAACGACGGCGGCCTGGTCATCGACGTGCGCGGGCTGAAGGACATCACCGTGGACCCTCAGGCCCGCACCGCAACCGTCGGCGGTGGCGCGACCTGGGGCGAGTTCGACCGGGCCGCTCAACCGTACGGTCTGGCGGTCACGGGCGGCCGGGTGTCCACGACGGGCGTTTCCGGCTTCACCCTGGGCGGCGGCTCCGGCTGGATGGACCGCGGGTGGGGATTGGCCTGCGACAACCTGGTCTCCGTGAATCTGGTGACGGCGGCGGGGGAGGAAGCGACGGCCAGCGCCGGCGAGAACCCGGAGCTGTTCTGGGCGCTGCACGGCGGCGGAGGGAATTTCGGCGTCGCGACCTCCCTTACTTTCAAAATGTACGACGTCGGCGAGCAGGTTCTGTGCGGACTGATGCTGTGGCCGCTCGGACAGGCCCGGGACGTGGCGCGTGCCTACCGGGACTTCGTACCTGCCTCGCCCGAAGCTTTGGGTTCTTGCCTGGTCACGTTGATCGCACCGCCGGAAGAGTTCGTGCCGGCAGAGCTGCAGGGCAAGCCGGCCCTGGGCCTCGTGGTGGTCTATACCGGCGATCCGGAGGAGGGCAGGGAAGCGGTCCGGCCGCTGAGGTCGCTGCAGCCCGCCGCCGATATTGTCGGGCCCCGCCCGTACGCGGATTTCCAGTGCATGCTCGACGACGCCCCGGGGCAGCTGAACTACTGGACGGCGGACTACCACGACGAGTTTCCGGACGCGGCGCTGGATGTCTTCCTCCGGTTCGGGGAAGCGCTGCCGCATGAATCCTCACAGATGCTGCTGGCACCGTGGGGCGGCCGGGCCGGCCGGGTTGACCCGGCCTCCACGCCGATGGCCCGGCGCACTGCCCAATGGATTACCCATCCCTTTGCCGTGTGGCAGGACCCGGCGCAGACCGCTGAAGCCATCGGCTGGGCCAAGGGCTTCCGGCGCGATATTGCGCCCTATGCCAGCGGCGGCGTGTATCTGAACTTCATCGGCCACGAGGGGCAGGAGCGGATCATGGCGGCCTTCGGGCCGGAGAACTACGCCAGGCTCGCCCGGATCAAACGGGACTTCGATCCGGACAATATCTTCCGCGGGAACCAGAACATCCTGCCCGCCGCCGGAGAGCCGGTCGAAACGGAAGGTGCCATCGCCCACTGAGGTGCGTGCCGCCGACTCTTCTATGTCTGTCAAGCGCTCTTCAGGCACGGGCTCGCGGCGTTGAGCGTGCGGTGGACGCGTCGGGCTAGGTAGCGTTTGATGCATCGGCGGATTTCCCGGTCGGTGCGTCCTTCTGTTCGCCGTTTCTCCACGTATCTCCGGGTCTCCTCGTCGTGGGTCATCTTGGTGAGAGCGACCATGTGGAGAGCGCGGTTCAGGTTTCTGTCTCCGCCTCGGTTCAGGCGGTGCCGGACGGTGTTTCCTGAGGAAGCGGGGATAGGATTCACGCCGGCCAGGGAGGCGTAGGCCGCCTCGTTCCGAACCCGTCCCTGATGGGACCAGGCGGTGAGGCAGGTCGCTGCAGTGACGGACCCAAAGCCCTTTTCATGCAGCAGGGGTGCGGCCTCGCTGATCTGTACCAGCTCGGTCACTTGCTTGTCATTGGCTTTGAGCTGGTCATCGAGTTCGAGGACACGTTTGGCCAACCGCGTTGCCTCGGTCCGGGCGATGGTCAGGGACAGTTCCTCCTCTCGGGCGCGCCACCGCGACGCTTCAGCGATCTGAGCTGCTGAGAGTGCCCTGCGGGCGTCCAATCCCAGATCATTGGTGCGCAGCAGTGCGGTGAGCGAGTTGACCGAACGGGTGCGCTCGGCGCTCATGGCGTCGCGGGCCGTGACCAGGATCCGCAAGGCCTGGCGCACCCCCTCGTTGAGCCTCGGGCGGCATAGCTTCGCCTGTGGCAGCGGCAACGCGGCTGCGGCAATGTGGTGCGCATCGAGGGCATCGGATTTGCCGACGCCGTGGCGTTTCTTCGCGTCCATTCGCGGAGCCTCGGCCACCGGGTAACCCTCGGCGGCGACAGCGCCGGCCAGGACGGCTCCGTAAGATGCGGCGCCTTCGATCACCCACAGCGTGTCAGCGTCTGCGTCGGTGCGGCGGGCCACCCACGCGATGGCCCTGTTGATGCCGGCAGACGTCGTTGGGAAGTCTCGGGTATCGATCAGCTCGCCGGTCCTGGCTGCAAGGATCGCGTAGACGTGATTGCGGGCGTGGGTGTCGACGCCCACGACAAACGGGTAGGAATGCGCGACGATAGAAATGGCGGTCACGGCACCTTTCCTCAGTGATGGAGATGGTCAGGCCGCTGTCGGCCGGTACCAGTCCGGGTAGGAAACACATCGGAACAGCACTGTGACGGGTCACGCGCCTCAAGGCGGCGGACAATCTTCTGATCAAGCTACCGAGGTGGGCCGGACAGGTCCGGCCGGCCCGCGCCACGGATGGACAAGTCGGCGGCAAGACACTTCATGGTCAACGTACGCTCGAGTCACATCCATGGCCGGCGGAACGGCCAGTACCCATCCTGCCAGCCAGTCCCAGACCAGCTACAAGAAAGTCTCACAGTCGTACGTTGACGCGTTTTCCTGCCGGGGTCTGTCAACCTCTAGCCCGAACCAGAACCGGCGCGTAGCGTTGAAAAGGTTCCCGCCGTCGAGACATCGCGCGGCCCGGCACGCGAATCATTGACAGGAGTTCCAGACATGAAAGCTCTGACCTGGCAAGGCAAACGTCAAGTGTCCGTCGAGGAGGTCCCGGATCCGGCCATCCAGGACCCCACGGATGCCATCATCCGCATCACCTCCACCGCCATCTGCGGCTCGGACCTGCACCTGTACGAGGTGCTGGGCCCGTTCATGAACAAGGGCGATATCCTCGGCCACGAGCCCATGGGCATTGTGGAGGAAGTGGGCAGCGCCGTCACCAACATCAAGCCCGGCGACAAGGTGGTCATTCCGTTCAACATCGCCTGCGGGAACTGCTTCATGTGCGGTCTCGGCCTGCAGTCGCAGTGCGAGACTACCCAGGTCAAGGCGAAGGGGACCGGCGCCGCGATGTTCGGCTACACGGAACTCTACGGCTCGGTGCCGGGCGGGCAGGCGGAGTATCTGCGGGTGCCGCACGCGGACTACGGCCCGATCAAGGTGGCCAACACCAGCATTCCGGACGAGCGCTACCTGTTCCTTTCCGACATCCTGCCCACCGCCTGGCAGGCCGTGGATTACGCCAACGTCCCCGGCGGCGGCACGCTGGCCGTCTTCGGGCTTGGGCCCATCGGGCAGCTGGCCAGCCGGATCGGCAAACATCTGGGCTACCGCGTTATCGCCGTCGAGCGCATTCCGGAGCGGCGGCAGATGGCCGAGCGGCACGGCATCGCCACGCTGGACTGGACCCGGAACTGCGCCGATGACCTGCGCGACATGACCGGCGGACGCGGCCCGGACTCCGTGGTGGACGCGGTCGGCATGGAGTCGCACGGTTCGCCGGTGGCGGCCGCCGCGCAGGCCGCCGTCGGGGTCCTGCCGCACCCCGTGGCCAAGCTGGCCATGACGACGGCGGGGGTGGACCGGCTCGCCGCCCTGCACGCTGCGATTGATTCCGTCCGGCGCGGCGGAACCGTCTCGCTCTCCGGGGTCTACGGCGGGGAAGCGGATCCGATGCCGATGCTGAAGATGTTCGACAAGCAGCTCCAGCTGCGGATGGGCCAGTGCAACGTCAAGCACTGGATTACCGACCTGCTGCCCCTCGTCGACGACGACACCGACCCGCTGGCCTTGTCCGATCTGGTCACCCACCGCGTCTCCCTGGACGAGGCGCCAGCCATGTACGAGATGTTCCAGAAGAAGGAGGACGGCTGCATTAAGGTTGTGCTTCAGCCTTAGTGCTGCGCTGGCTGTGGGCGGCGGGACTGTTAGCACCGCCGCTTTTGGCTGCTCCGCCGCGTCGCTGGCCGGACGATGGCCGGTCAACTGGCACCATGGAGACAATGAAACTCAAATGGCGCCCGGGCGGGCAAAGCGGACTGCCCATGCCCCTCTGGCTGCAAGGGGGTTTCGAACTTTTCCAGAGCGCGCTGCTCTCGGCGATCGTCGTGTTGCTGCCGCTTGTCGGCGTGTGGTTCGCGGATGGGTTCGAAGACCGCAGCTTCGATTCGCTGGCCAGGCTTGGCGGACAGGCCTGGCTGCTGATCCATGGCGTGCCGCTGCAGCTGGAGATCCTGATGGGTACCACATCCGCGGACATGGAGCGGGGCACGCTGTCCCTTGTCCCGCTGGGCCTGGCGCTGCTGCCCTTTTTCCTGTCCTGGCGGGCGGGACGACGTCTGGCGCGCGCCGCCTATACGGACCAGCTCTGGCAGGCACTGCTCGGTGCCCTCGGCGTGTATGCCTTTGTCGGCGGCGCCACCGCCTATCTGGTGCAGACCGAGGAAGTAGAAATTTCCATGGTGGCCGGCGCCCTGATACCGCTGATCCCGGCCGGGGCGGGGCTGATCATCGGGGCGTACCGCGCGGCCGGATCGTGGGGCCGGCTGATCGGCGTGGACGCGGCGGCCTGGGTGGCCAAGACCAGCCAGCACTCACGCTGGGCCGGCTCCTACGTCTGGTCCGTCATCCGCGCTGGTCTGCTGGCGGTTACTGCCGCGGTCTGCCTGGCGGCCCTGCTGCTGGCCGTGGACATCGCCCTGCACTGGGCGGACATCATCGAGATCTACCAGGAGCTGAACACCGGTGTGGTGGGCGGCATTGTGCTCACGGTCGCGCAGCTGGGCCTGCTGCCGAACTTCGTGGGCTGGACACTGGCGTGGTCCTCCGGAGCCGGGTTCGCCGTCGGCACGGGCAGTTCCATCAGTCCGCTCGCCACCACGGTGGGACCGCTGCCGGCGTTCCCGTTGCTCGGCGCCCTGCCCACGGGCGAACTGACCTACGGCATGGCCGCCCTGCTGCTACCGGTGGTTGCCGGCGTGCTGGCCGGCTGGTGGTTCCTGCGCGAGGGCGAAAACCACTTTGACGAATGGCTCTCCATCAAAATCCAGACCCGCTGGTTCACGGCCGCGGCCTCCACCGTGGTGCTTGGCCTTTTGATCGGCGCCGCCGCCGGTGCGGGCACTGCGGTCCTGGCCTGGCTGTCCCGCGGTTCCCTGGGCATCGGCCGCTTTGTTGACCTGGGCCCGGACCCGCTGTGGACGGCACTCTGGATCGCGCTGGAAGTGGCTGCCGGCGTCGTTATTGGTTACGCCGTAGGCCCCTGGCTGGAGCGCGAACCGCGCCGCGCTGCAACAACGCCGGCGGAGATCCGCAGCAAGAAAGACTAGCTGCCGCCATAACGACGGCGGATCCGTCAGCTCTGCGGGTTGAACAGGTTGTTGTAGTCGAGCAGCTTTTCCGAGTACTCGTTGGTGCACTGCTCCTGTGCGCTCTGTGTGACCGCCAGCCGCGTGCACTCCTCGTACTGTGCCGTGAGCGGCCAGAAGACCATTTGCGCCAGGGCGGTCAGCGCGAAGAAACCGCCTACGATGATGCCGAAAATGAATGTGATCCGCAGTGTCCCCGGCAGGCCGTGCCGGACTGACTTCACCAGACCCACAATCGAAACCACCACGGTGATCACGGCCAGGACGAGCGCGGCGATCTTCCACGGCAGCGGCAACGCCGCCGCCAGGAACGTGGCCAGCACCAGCAACAGGAGAACCCGCAGATAGAGACTTGCGTTTTTTGTTTGTTCCTCGCTGGGCCGCGGCCGTGTGTCATGTTCCATGGGTTTAAGCCTAGGCGAGCCGGGAGCATAAAGTTGACGCATGCGCATCGTGGTACTCGTCTCCGGCTCCGGCACCAACCTTCAGGCAGTCATCGAAGCGGTGAAAACAGGGGAGCTCGACGCCGATATCGTCGCCGTGGGTTCCGACATCCCGGGCTGCTTAGGGCTAGAGCGGGCCGAGGGCGCAGGCATCGAGACGTTCGTCGTGGCGCCGGCAGACTTCGGCAGCCGGCCCGAGTGGAACCGCGCGCTGCAGGCCGCCGTCGCATCCTATGTTCCGGATGTTGTGCTGCTCGCCGGTTTCATGCGCATCCTGGATGCCGAATTCGTCGAGGCCTTCGATGGCCGCATGGTCAATACCCATCCCGCACTGCTGCCGTCGTTCCCGGGCGCCCACGGAGTGCGGGACGCGCTGGCCCACGGGGTGAAGATTACCGGCGTCACCGTCCATATTGTCGACTCCGGCGTGGACACCGGGCCCATCCTCGCGCAGGCGGCCGTGCCCGTCCGCGAGGAAGACACCGAGGAAGTGCTGCACGAGCGCATCAAAGTGGAGGAGCGCAAGCTCCTGGTGCAGACGCTGGCGGACCTCAGCACACGCACTGGCTAACTTTTCTGGAGCCGTGACGGCTGCACCGCCAGCAGCAGCCCGCGCGACTTATTGCGCTCGCGAAGCCCGGTTTCCTGTGGATAACCTTCCTGCCTAGTTAAACGTGTGATTACACTGGCTCGAACACATCAGTCAGCAACCCGACCAGTGCATAGGGGTCTCGGTGAACCGCAGGACCAAATTCGATACTTCCACGCGTGCCCGATCCTCGGTAATTGCCGTGCTGGCTGTGGCCGCTCTCGGCCTAACGGCTTGCGGCGGGGACGCGGAGGGCGAGCCCGGCAGCTCTGCTTCTCCAGCAGCAACGTCGGCAGCTGCAGGTGAAACTGCTACGCCGACACCTACACCAAGTGCCACTCCCGAATATAAGCCCGCGACTGCGAACGGGCCGGCTGAGAACGTACCGGTGCCGCAAATGCCCGAACTCGCGAGCGAAGAATCCAAAGAAGGGCTCGAAGCGTTCACTCTGTATTGGTATGACCTTCTGAATTACGCCTACGAGTCGGGGGACCTAGCGCCCCTTGAAGCTGTCACCGAGGACTCCTGCCTCCGCTGTCAAGATGTAGGTAAAGTCATAGCGGATTGGCATTCCGAAGGACGTTGGTTAGTCGGTGGCAAGGTCGAAATTGATGGGACTGGAACTGACTATGTGGAGGATTCCGCTGGAAGGCATCAAATCGCCGTGCAGTTGGTGTCCAATGAGCTGCGCTACTACTTGGCCGACGGAACGCTGCATGAGAAGTCGACAGAATCGGATATGCAGGTCGACGTCCTCGTTGCCCGGTATGAAAGCGGCAGATGGCTGACGCTTGACGTGGGCGTCTCTGGATCGATCTAGCTATGCGAACAGCGGGCAGATGGTGGAACTCCGCTAGACGCAATATCTTATGCATGGCATGGCTTGCCCTTATCAGTGTCATTTGGCTGCTCGGATCCGCGAGTTCGGCCTATGCTGCTCCCAATACTGGTGGTGAATGGGCTGGCGGGAAAGCCAAAGTAACTTCCTGGTACCCGGTCCCAGACGGTGGCGGATGGACCAACAGCCTCAACGCACTTCCCCAACCAGACCGAGTTTTCAGATACGAAATTGCTTGTATGGACGACGGTCGGAATAACATCGACGTTGCTTGTCTGGCCCGACTCCCACAGTGTGACGAAGCAGAAAACGGACGCGTTGTGGTTTGGGAATCTGCCTCTACCGAGATCCAGCCATTGCAATGGCGGCGGCTAGATGGATACTCCTGCCTATACACGGAGAAACCTGTCGATGTCATGGACCTGATAGCTCGAGACATCCACGCTGCCTTCGCGGACCTACCGATACATGTTGGCGGGATAAGTGGTCAACCCGCTCCTCATACTTTGCGCGGAGCCGAGACGAATTTCTATGCAGATGCTGGTGAACAATCAGCCGACTTCGAGCTTCATGGTCAAGAGATCCACCTCGAAGCCCGTCCGGTTCAGTATGAGTGGGATTATGGAGATGGTGCCAGAGGCGGACCATTCCTTTTTCCTGGCGGTCCTCTTCAGGAAGGCGAATGGGGAACGAAAACGGCTACGAGTCACATCTTCGAGGAAACTGGAGACTTTGCTGTTGGCCTTACAGTGACTTACCGCGCTACTTACACCGTCAACGGTGGCGTCGTTATCGATGTCCCTGGCGATGCCGAATTTTCAGC
Encoded proteins:
- a CDS encoding DUF6318 family protein — encoded protein: MPELASEESKEGLEAFTLYWYDLLNYAYESGDLAPLEAVTEDSCLRCQDVGKVIADWHSEGRWLVGGKVEIDGTGTDYVEDSAGRHQIAVQLVSNELRYYLADGTLHEKSTESDMQVDVLVARYESGRWLTLDVGVSGSI
- a CDS encoding PKD domain-containing protein translates to MAWLALISVIWLLGSASSAYAAPNTGGEWAGGKAKVTSWYPVPDGGGWTNSLNALPQPDRVFRYEIACMDDGRNNIDVACLARLPQCDEAENGRVVVWESASTEIQPLQWRRLDGYSCLYTEKPVDVMDLIARDIHAAFADLPIHVGGISGQPAPHTLRGAETNFYADAGEQSADFELHGQEIHLEARPVQYEWDYGDGARGGPFLFPGGPLQEGEWGTKTATSHIFEETGDFAVGLTVTYRATYTVNGGVVIDVPGDAEFSAEPVTISVWRSVVNNFADNCLENPNGAGC